A window of Patagioenas fasciata isolate bPatFas1 chromosome 5, bPatFas1.hap1, whole genome shotgun sequence contains these coding sequences:
- the LOC136101860 gene encoding inositol 1,4,5-trisphosphate receptor-interacting protein-like 1, which yields MALKDIFINLLQILIQNVQLVGYEQDAETRERMKQREEMLNWEMARLWKEIEERDQELRNQELRNQQQSVSAWASLFLTALQHWQFWAVAAGLVLLFGLCWWLRKRSHQTASNQTASNQTASSSEDNSRLHVEKKEEEENLSVALNVGTISAQRLLDVPESLTTVVELVDELLRTCQKLSRNAFMPRPKPAIAVGNDMDGVSPCEDHAVYRLLVPLKHPRGHSFHLEMDTVEAMPARKARLRVELECTCRREDMLCFLHCCKEELRQNQSASLLDTLCTGNHLDIEKTTRWFQILVKAAWVVLPQSTRRRLIVLPSRRSCKLRLTDRSSNTLLIEVMFGVQQDGSDTILSIE from the coding sequence ATGGCTCTCAAGGACATTTTCATCAACCTTTTGCAAATTCTGATCCAGAATGTGCAGTTGGTTGGCTATGAACAGGATGCGGAGACGCGCGAGCGCATGAAGCAGCGCGAGGAGATGCTGAACTGGGAGATGGCTCGGTTGTGGAAAGAGATAGAGGAGAGGGAccaggagctgaggaaccaggagctgaggaaccagcagcagAGCGTCTCTGCCTGGGCATCCCTGTTCCTCActgccttgcagcactggcagttcTGGGCTGTTGCTGCAGGCCTGgtgctgctctttgggctctgctggtggctcagGAAAAGGAGCCATCAGACAGCCAGCAATCAGACGGCCAGCAATCAGACAGCCAGCAGCAGCGAGGACAATTCCAGGTTGCACgtggagaagaaggaggaagaagaaaatctcagTGTTGCACTGAATGTGGGCACGATTTCGGCCCAGCGCCTCCTGGACGTGCCAGAATCACTCACgacggtggtagagctggtgGATGAACTTCTCCGTACATGCCAAAAACTTTCCAGGAATGCTTTCATGCCACGACCAAAGCCTGCCATCGCAGTGGGCAATGACATGGATGGTGTGAGCCCCTGTGAGGATCACGCTGTCTACCGTCTGCTCGTGCCCCTGAAGCACCCCCGTGGGCACTCCTTCCACCTGGAGATGGACACCGTGGAGGCGATGCCGGCGAGGAAGGCCAGGCTCCGCGTGGAGCTGGAGTGCACCTGCAGGAGGGAGGACATGCTGTgcttcctgcactgctgcaaggAGGAGCTGAGGCAAAATCAGAGTGCCAGCCTGCTAGACACCCTGTGCACTGGCAACCACCTGGACATCGAGAAAACCACCCGCTGGTTCCAGATACTGGTGAAAGCAGCCTGGGTGGTTTTGCCTCAGTCCACACGCCGGCGTCTAATAGTGCTGCCCTCCAGGCGCTCCTGCAAGCTCCGGCTGACCGACCGTTCCTCTAACACCCTCCTGATTGAGGTGATGTTTGGGGTGCAGCAAGATGGCTCGGACACCATCCTGAGCATCGAGTAG
- the LOC136101855 gene encoding uncharacterized protein: MEGPAARGSTLGRARSRRLGWRSPCCLPAASAPLLPAPSSLRPPAPFPLLPAHSLPPSPTETLLSLLLQAMALKDIFINLLQILIQNVQLVGYEQDAETRERMKQREEMLNWEMARLWKEIEERDQELRNQELRNQQQSVSAWASLFLTALQHWQFWAVAAGLVLLFGLCWWLRKRSHQTTSNQTASNQTASSSEDNSRLHVEKKEEEENLSVALNVGTISAQRLLDVPESLTTVVELVDELLRTCQKLSRNAFMPRPKPAIAVGNDMDGVSPCEDHAVYRLLVPLKHPRGHSFHLEMDTVEAMPARKARLRVELECTCRREDMLCFLHCCKEELRQNQSASLLDTLCTGNHLDIEKTTRWFQILVKAAWVVLPQSTRRRLIVLPSRRSCKLRLTDRSSNTLLIEVMFGVQQDGSDTILSIE, from the coding sequence ATGGAGGGCCCGGCCGCTCGCGGGAGCACCTTGGGCAGGGCACGGAGCCGCCGCCTGGGCTGGCgcagcccttgctgcctcccagctgcctcggccccactcctgcctgcccccagctccctgcgGCCCCCGGCTCCGTTCCCCCTGCTGCCAGCTCACTCCCTCCCGCCCAGCCCCACTGAGacccttctctctctcctcctgcaggccatggctCTCAAGGACATTTTCATCAACCTTTTGCAAATTCTCATCCAGAATGTGCAGTTGGTTGGATATGAACAGGACGCGGAGACGCGCGAGCGCATGAAGCAGCGCGAGGAGATGCTGAACTGGGAGATGGCTCGGTTGTGGAAAGAGATAGAGGAGAGGGAccaggagctgaggaaccaggagctgaggaaccagcagcagAGCGTCTCTGCCTGGGCATCCCTGTTCCTCActgccttgcagcactggcagttcTGGGCTGTTGCTGCAGGCCTGgtgctgctctttgggctctgctggtggctcagGAAAAGGAGCCATCAGACAACCAGCAATCAGACGGCCAGCAATCAGACAGCCAGCAGCAGCGAGGACAATTCCAGGTTGCACgtggagaagaaggaggaagaagaaaatctcagTGTTGCACTGAATGTGGGCACGATTTCGGCCCAGCGCCTCCTGGACGTGCCAGAATCACTCACgacggtggtagagctggtgGATGAACTTCTCCGTACATGCCAAAAACTTTCCAGGAATGCTTTCATGCCACGACCAAAGCCTGCCATTGCAGTGGGCAATGACATGGATGGTGTGAGCCCCTGTGAGGATCACGCTGTCTACCGTCTGCTCGTGCCCCTGAAGCACCCCCGTGGGCACTCCTTCCACCTGGAGATGGACACCGTGGAGGCGATGCCAGCGAGGAAGGCCAGGCTCCGTGTGGAGCTGGAGTGCACCTGCAGGAGGGAGGACATGCTGTgcttcctgcactgctgcaaggAGGAGCTGAGGCAAAATCAGAGTGCCAGCCTGCTAGACACCCTGTGCACTGGCAACCACCTGGACATCGAGAAAACCACCCGCTGGTTCCAGATACTGGTGAAAGCAGCCTGGGTGGTTTTGCCTCAGTCCACACGCCGGCGTCTAATAGTGCTGCCCTCCAGGCGCTCCTGCAAGCTCCGGCTGACCGACCGTTCCTCTAACACCCTCCTGATTGAGGTGATGTTTGGGGTGCAGCAAGATGGCTCGGACACCATCCTGAGCATCGAGTAG
- the LOC136102306 gene encoding LOW QUALITY PROTEIN: uncharacterized protein (The sequence of the model RefSeq protein was modified relative to this genomic sequence to represent the inferred CDS: inserted 1 base in 1 codon), protein MGVGGFSRVTKDRTRENTEVVNEELDEETHERMQQCEEMLNREMSQLWQEIEQRDRELRNQEQSVSAWASLFLAALQHWQFWAVAGGLVLLFGLCCCFRKRSHQPASRSKHGSCRSLEEEVEEKEDPFCRERFQWEYPLRPLPKREEPCTVVEDLVNDLLCVCRVLSGNEFMPYLQPAFGLGGFLESQSALGEDFVYRTLVPLKPPPGHSFHLEXGTDGEMPLRNSQLRVELECMCIRERKLGDMLCFIHHPEDELRGRQEASLLQTLCTGPYLDMQKTEHKTGQEKIALCCVRAGLDWILGKLSPLKGFSTTGTS, encoded by the exons ATGGGTGTTGGTGGCTTTTCTCGGGTAACAaaagacaggacaagagaaaatacagaagtgGTGAACGAGGAGCTGGATGAGGAGACGCACGAGCGCATGCAGCAGTGTGAGGAGATGCTGAACCGTGAAATGAGtcagctgtggcaggagatagagcaGAGGGACCGGgagctgaggaaccaggagcagagcgtctctgcctgggcatccctgttcctcgctgccttgcagcactggcagttctgggctgttgctggaggcctggtcctgctctttgggctctgctgctgcttcaggaAAAGGAGTCATCAGCCAGCCAGCCGCAGCAAGCATGGCAGCTGTAGAAGCCTGGAAGAGGAAGTGGAAGAGAAGGAAGACCCCTTCTGTAGGGAGAGGTTTCAGTGGGAGTACCCCTTGCGGccactgccaaaaagggaagaaCCATGCACCGTGGTGGAAGACCTGGTGAATGACCTTCTCTGTGTCTGCCGAGTCCTCTCTGGCAATGAGTTCATGCCGTACCTGCAGCCTGCTTTCGGGCTGGGTGGCTTCCTGGAAAGCCAGAGTGCTCTTGGAGAAGACTTTGTCTACCGCACGCTTGTGCCCCTGAAGCCGCCCCCCGGGCACTCCTTCCATCTCG CGGGCACCGACGGGGAGATGCCGCTGAGGAACTCCCAGCTGCGTGTGGAACTGGAGTGCATGTGCATAAGGGAGCGGAAGCTGGGAGACATGctctgcttcatccaccaccccgAGGACGAGCTGAGGGGCCGTCAGGAAGCCAGCCTCCTGCAGACCCTCTGCACCGGCCCGTACCTCGACATGCAGAAAACCGAACATaagacaggacaagagaaaatagcCTTATGTTGTGTCAGGGCAGgattagactggatattaggaaaactttctcCATTGAAAGGGTTCTCCACCACTGGAACCAGCTAG
- the LOC136101857 gene encoding inositol 1,4,5-trisphosphate receptor-interacting protein-like 1, protein MALKDIFINLLQILIQNVQLVGYEQDAETRERMKQREEMLNREMARLWKEIEERDQELRNQELRNQQQSISAWASLFLTALQHWQFWAVAAGLVLLFGLCWWLRKRSHQTASNQTASNQTASSSEDNSRLHVEKKEEEENLSVALNVGTISAQRLLDVPESLTTVVELVDELLRTCQKLSRNAFMPRPKPAIAVGNDMDGVSPCEDHAVYRLLVPLKHPRGHSFHLEMDTVEAMPARKARLRVELECTCRREDMLCFLHCCKEELRQNQSASLLDTLCTGNHLDIEKTTRWFQILVKAAWVVLPQSTRRRLIVLPSRRSCKLRLTDRSSNTLLIEVMFGVQQDGSDTILSIE, encoded by the coding sequence ATGGCTCTCAAGGACATTTTCATCAACCTTTTGCAAATTCTGATCCAGAATGTGCAGTTGGTTGGCTATGAACAGGATGCGGAGACGCGCGAGCGCATGAAGCAGCGCGAGGAGATGCTGAACCGGGAGATGGCTCGGTTGTGGAAAGAGATAGAGGAGAGGGAccaggagctgaggaaccaggagctgaggaaccagcagcagAGCATCTCTGCCTGGGCATCCCTGTTCCTCActgccttgcagcactggcagttcTGGGCTGTTGCTGCAGGCCTGgtgctgctctttgggctctgctggtggctcagGAAAAGAAGCCATCAGACAGCCAGCAATCAGACGGCCAGCAATCAGACAGCCAGCAGCAGCGAGGACAATTCCAGGTTGCACgtggagaagaaggaggaagaagaaaatctcagTGTTGCACTGAATGTGGGCACGATTTCGGCCCAGCGCCTCCTGGACGTGCCAGAATCACTCACgacggtggtagagctggtgGATGAACTTCTCCGTACATGCCAAAAACTTTCCAGGAATGCTTTCATGCCACGACCAAAGCCTGCCATCGCAGTGGGCAATGACATGGATGGTGTGAGCCCCTGTGAGGATCACGCTGTCTACCGTCTGCTCGTGCCCCTGAAGCACCCCCGTGGGCACTCCTTCCACCTGGAGATGGACACCGTGGAGGCGATGCCGGCGAGGAAGGCCAGGCTCCGTGTGGAGCTGGAGTGCACCTGCAGGAGGGAGGACATGCTGTgcttcctgcactgctgcaaggAGGAGCTGAGGCAAAATCAGAGTGCCAGCCTGCTAGACACCCTGTGCACTGGCAACCACCTGGACATCGAGAAAACCACCCGCTGGTTCCAGATACTGGTGAAAGCAGCCTGGGTGGTTTTGCCTCAGTCCACACGCCGGCGTCTAATAGTGCTGCCCTCCAGGCGCTCCTGCAAGCTCCGGCTGACCGACCGTTCCTCTAACACCCTCCTGATTGAGGTGATGTTTGGGGTGCAGCAAGATGGCTCGGACACCATCCTGAGCATCGAGTAG